Part of the Candidatus Krumholzibacteriota bacterium genome is shown below.
CGGATTCGACATCGTCGTCATCGGACACGGCAAGCCGGTGATCAAGAAACGCGAGATCGAGGGAGAGACCATCATGCTCGCCACCGGGGGGCAGGGACAGTACGTCGGACGGATCGACCTCGTGATCGACGGGCATGGCGGGACGGAGTTCGGCCGGCTGCAGATCGTGCCGCTCCGCGACGAGATCGCGATACACGAGGGGGTCGCCGCGATCTTCCGTTCCTACGGCGTTTCGATGGAGGACCTGAAAACGGACCGCAAATAGGCGCGCACGCTCCGCCAACCGCCACCGGCGAGGCGCGTTGCCGGCCGGGGGCGGGGCGGTGGCCGCGGCCGCCGCGAACGGAAAAATCGTATTGACAACCCCCCGGTATCGTATTAATTTTCAACGGTAAAACAGTGTGCTTGCCTGGTGGGTAACCGCTTACTGGTTGAAAAAACGGACAATTAGAGAACCTTTGCGCAAAGGAGCCTCCGCATGTCCAAGTTCTTTTCCACCGTCCTGACCGTGGCGCTCTTCACCGCCCTGTTCGCGGGCTGTGGCGGCGATGTCGAAGAGACCTACATCATGACGACCCTTCACGAGGCCGCCGGCAAGGATCTGCTCAGCCCCGGCTTCAAGTACGGGTTCGACTCGCCGAATATCGTCGCCGCCCACAAGAACCTCGCCCTCGCCCGGGAGGGAAACATCATCGAGTTCTTCGCGGGTGACGGACTCGAGAGCAAGCTGGCGCAGGTCGGCGGTCGCCGCTACACGATGGGCGTCGTCAAGCGTTTCACGCCCCGGCACTACTTCGCGGTGGATTTCCTGACGGCCGGGAGCGACACCATCGCGGTCGGCGAACCCTACGAGGTCATCTTCCCCGTGGTCATGCGGCAGACGGACGAGGAGAACTTCAAGGAAGTCAACCTCGCCGATCTTACCCCCAACACGCTCAAGCTGAAGGAAATCTTCGACTCCAAGTTCCTCGTCAAGAACGCGAAGATCACCCACGAGGAGATCGAGTGGCTGGGCGAGACCAGGATGGCCTTCGTCATCCATCTGGAAAACGTGAAGTTCATCATCGACGAGGACAACGACCAGATGAATTTGATGCTGAAGGCGCTCGTCAACGAGCACCTCTTCTTCGACGGCGGCGTCACCTTCGGCGCCCGCGGCGATCTGCCCTCGCGGAGCTACCGCGACTCCACCAAGATCGCCGGCAAGGTCACCATCGATTTCCTCCGCTATGCCGGCCAGGTCATCGTCAAGCCCGTGTGACGCGGGAACGAACGCATCGAATCGACGGTGCGGCCCCTCGCGGGCCGCACCTTTTTTTTCGGGCGACGGCCGCCCGGGCAATTACCCGGCCGGCGCGCTCATTCCCCTTGACCGTGCCGCGGAGCGGACGGTAGGGTAGGACGAACGGCAATCGCAAGGAGGCAGGATGGCGGCTCTCCCGAAGGTCGGCGACCGGATCGACCAGACGATGGTGGTGGGGAAGAAGGTGAAGCGGGATTTCACCAACGGCACGTTTCTCCTCTTCCAGCTCAACAACCGCGACGGGGTCCTGAAGGCCGTGTACTGGGATCCGACTCCCGAGGCCGAACATGAGATCGTCGCCAACGACGTCGTCGCCGTGCGGGGCGAGATCACCGAGTACCAGGGCGCGCTCCAGCTCAAGATCGCCCGCATGGAGAAGCTCGATCCCGGTTCCTTCGATCCGGCGGAGTTCCTGCCCTCCTCGACGCGCGACACGGCGGGTATTTACGACGAGCTGCTCGCCATGATCGGCCGCATGGAGAACGCGCACATCCGCGGTCTCTTGACGACGATCTTCGGCGACGAGGGATTCCGCGCGGGATTCGAGAAGGCCCCGGCGGCGAAGGGATGGCACCACTCCTACGTCGGCGGCCTCGCCGAGCACGTGTACGACATGGCCCGGCTCGCCCTGGCCGCGGCCGAGGTCTACCCCGAGGCCGATCGCGACCTGCTTCTGGCGGGCGTCCTGCTGCACGATCTCGGCAAGCTCGAGGAGCTCTTCGCGACCAACCGGATCGATTACACGGACAAGGGCCGGCTCGTCGGGCACATCGCCCTGGGGGCCGCCTTCCTCGACGAGTTTCTCCGCGGGATGACGGACTTTCCCGAGGAACTCGCCCTGCGCCTCAGGCACATGGTGCTCAGCCATCACGGTTCCCGCGAGAACGGTTCGCCCGTCGTGCCGATGACGGTCGAGGCGCTTCTGCTCAACTACGTGGACAACATGGACGCGCAGGTCCGCGGCGCCCTCATGACGATCGAGAAGAACAGCGGGGACGGGCGCTGGACGGAATACGTTCGCCTGCTCGACCGCTTCATCTACCGGGGCGCGGATCCCGGGGAGACAAACGGGGAGTGAGATGCGGCGGTTTCCCGCATGGGTCGAGGTCAACCTCGACGCGATGAAATGGAACCTCGACCGGGTGCGCTCCCTTCTCGAACCCGGCGTCGGCACGCTTCTCGTGGTCAAGGCGGACGCCTACGGGCACGGCGCCGTCCGCGTCGCGCGCTTCGCCGAGCGGGAGGGTGTCGAGATGCTCGGCGTGGCCACCGCCGACGAGGGCAAGGAACTCCGCTCGGCCGGCATCCAACTGCCGATCCTGATCCTCAGCCCCGTTCTTCCAGAGGAGCTCGACGCGGTGCTCGAGCACGGCCTCGCGGTCAACGCGTCCTCGCTCGAATTCGCCGAAGCGGCCTCGCGGACCGCGGCGGCGGCGGGGCGCCGATGCGCGGTCCACGTCGAGATCGATACGGGGATGGGACGGGCCGGCATGGGAATGACGGAGGCCGTCGGGACGATCCGGCGGATCGCCGCTCTCGGCGCTCTCGATCTCGACGGCATCTTCACGCATTTCCCGGCCTCCGATCTCGACGTCCCCTTCACGCGCAACCAGATCGCCGCCTTCTCGGGACTCGTCGACGAACTCGCGCAAGGCGGCATCCGTTTCCGCTGGGTGCACGCGGCGAACAGCGGCGCGATCATGGAATTTCCCTCTTCCCACTTCAATCTCGTCCGGCCGGGACTCGTCGTCTATGGCCTCGCTCCCTCGACGGGCCTCGACGGGCGGATCGACGTCGCTCCGACGATGAGCTTCAAGTCGCGGATCGTCCTCGTCAGGGAGATGCCCGCCGGGGCGAGCGTCTCCTACGGGCGCACGTGGGTCTCCGAGCGTCCCTTCCGGATGGGGATCGTGCCGGTCGGGTACGGCCACGGGCTGGGGCACCGCCTCTCCAACAACGGGTCGGTCCTCTTCCGGGGCAGGCGCGTGCCGGTTATCGGACGGGTCACGATGGACATGACGATGGTCGATCTCTCCGCATTCCCCGACGCGGCCGCCGGCGAGGAGGTCGTGATCTTCGGCCGGCAGGGGGAGGAGACGATCGGCGCCGACGAACTCGCCGAACGCATCGGGACGATCAACTACGAGATCCTCTGCGGCATCTCCAAGCGCGTCGCGCGCGTCTACCTGCAGCGCGGCGAGGTCGACAGCTTCAAGACCCTTCTCGGCATGCAGGAGGGCGTCAGGCTGCATCCCTGATCCATGGACCGCAAAGCCGTGATAATCGTCCTCGACGGCGTCGGCGCGGGCGCCCTGCCCGACGCGGCCGACTACGGCGACAGGGGCGCGCACACGCTCGCGCACGTCGCGGAGGCGGCCGGCGGGTTGCGTCTCCCCGTCCTCGGGGAGATGGGGCTCGGGCTCGTCGCGCCGTTCGGGGGAAGCGAACCGCCCGAATTCCCCGCCGCCTCCTTTGGCAGGATGGCAGAGCGATCGCCGGGCAAGGACTCGGCGACGGGACACTGGGAACTCGCCGGCTGTCCGCTCGACGAGCCC
Proteins encoded:
- a CDS encoding CRISPR-associated endonuclease Cas3'': MAALPKVGDRIDQTMVVGKKVKRDFTNGTFLLFQLNNRDGVLKAVYWDPTPEAEHEIVANDVVAVRGEITEYQGALQLKIARMEKLDPGSFDPAEFLPSSTRDTAGIYDELLAMIGRMENAHIRGLLTTIFGDEGFRAGFEKAPAAKGWHHSYVGGLAEHVYDMARLALAAAEVYPEADRDLLLAGVLLHDLGKLEELFATNRIDYTDKGRLVGHIALGAAFLDEFLRGMTDFPEELALRLRHMVLSHHGSRENGSPVVPMTVEALLLNYVDNMDAQVRGALMTIEKNSGDGRWTEYVRLLDRFIYRGADPGETNGE
- the alr gene encoding alanine racemase, with product MRRFPAWVEVNLDAMKWNLDRVRSLLEPGVGTLLVVKADAYGHGAVRVARFAEREGVEMLGVATADEGKELRSAGIQLPILILSPVLPEELDAVLEHGLAVNASSLEFAEAASRTAAAAGRRCAVHVEIDTGMGRAGMGMTEAVGTIRRIAALGALDLDGIFTHFPASDLDVPFTRNQIAAFSGLVDELAQGGIRFRWVHAANSGAIMEFPSSHFNLVRPGLVVYGLAPSTGLDGRIDVAPTMSFKSRIVLVREMPAGASVSYGRTWVSERPFRMGIVPVGYGHGLGHRLSNNGSVLFRGRRVPVIGRVTMDMTMVDLSAFPDAAAGEEVVIFGRQGEETIGADELAERIGTINYEILCGISKRVARVYLQRGEVDSFKTLLGMQEGVRLHP